One window of Nymphaea colorata isolate Beijing-Zhang1983 chromosome 1, ASM883128v2, whole genome shotgun sequence genomic DNA carries:
- the LOC116244729 gene encoding probable galactinol--sucrose galactosyltransferase 2 isoform X1, protein MTVTPKISIQNGNLVVHEKTILKGVPDNIVLTPGTGLGLLEGAFIGATATESKSFHVFPLGILEGLRFMCCFRFKLWWMTHRMGSCGKDVPLETQFMLVESKDGSPIEEMEVGGEEATIYTVFLPLLEGPFRAVLQGNEQNQIEICLESGDKDVETTQGLHMVYMHAGKNPFEVINQAVKAVEKHMQTFLHREKKKLPSFLDWFGWCTWDAFYTDVTAEGIEEGLKSLTQGGTPPRFLIIDDGWQQVGNEAKDGAHCIVQEGAQFANRLTGMKENTKFQKNGKDDKVPGLKHVVDEAKKDHNVKYVYVWHALAGYWGGVNPTAAGMEHYDTALAYPVQSPGVLGNQPDIVMDSLSVHGLGLVHPKKVYNFYNELHSYLASCGVDGVKVDVQNIIETLGGGHGGRVSLTRQYHQALEASVQRNFPDNGCISCMCHNTDGLYSAKKTAIVRASDDFYPRDPASHTIHISSVAYNTLFLCEFMQPDWDMFHSQHPAAEYHAAARAIGGCAIYVSDKPGNHNFDLLKKLVLPDGSVLRAQLPGRPTRDCLFVDPARDGTSLLKVWNLNKCSGVVGVFNCQGAGWCRVEKKTRIHDVAPSTLTGSVRATDVDLINQIAGPEWNGEAVAYAHRSGELFRLPKGVAIPVTLNVLEYEIFHISSLKVMAPHVAFAAIGLLDMFNSGGAVEQQEIKVASGTQQELLGGEAAPSSAVSSGNARSPISSVVLTVRGCGRFGAYSSQKPLKCILDSVDTEFSYNRDSGLLTLMIPVPVKEMHRWILEIHL, encoded by the exons ATGACGGTCACCCCAAAGATCAGCATCCAGAACGGGAATCTGGTGGTTCACGAGAAGACTATACTGAAGGGAGTCCCGGACAACATCGTGTTGACACCTGGTACGGGGCTCGGCCTCCTGGAGGGCGCCTTTATCGGAGCCACAGCCACCGAGAGCAAGAGCTTCCACGTCTTCCCGCTCGGCATACTGGA GGGGCTACGATTCATGTGCTGCTTTCGGTTCAAACTATGGTGGATGACTCATAGGATGGGCTCCTGTGGCAAGGATGTCCCTCTAGAGACCCAATTCATGCTGGTGGAAAGCAAGGACGGATCGCCGATTGAGGAGATGGAGGTTGGTGGTGAGGAGGCTACAATATACACTGTCTTCCTCCCTCTTCTGGAAGGACCCTTCAGGGCTGTGCTCCAGGGCAACGAGCAAAACCAGATTGAGATATGCCTTGAGAGTG GGGACAAAGATGTGGAGACTACACAAGGGCTTCACATGGTTTACATGCATGCAGGGAAGAACCCGTTTGAAGTCATCAACCAGGCTGTGAA GGCTGTTGAAAAACATATGCAGACTTTTCTCCATCGTGAGAAAAAGAAG CTGCCATCTTTTCTTGACTGGTTTGGCTGGTGCACCTGGGATGCTTTCTATACTGATGTAACAGCTGAAGGCATTGAAGAAGGCCTCAAGAG TCTCACTCAAGGTGGTACTCCTCCACGTTTTTTGATCATTGATGATGGCTGGCAACAAGTTGGCAATGAAGCAAAGGATGGTGCTCATTGTATTGTTCAAGAAGGAGCCCA ATTTGCAAATAGGCTAACAGGAATGAAGGAGAACACAAAGTTCCAGAAGAATGGGAAAGATGACAAAGTTCCAGGCCTGAAGCATGTAGTGGATGAAGCCAAAAAGGATCACAACGTAAA GTATGTGTACGTTTGGCATGCTCTTGCTGGATACTGGGGAGGCGTGAATCCAACTGCTGCTGGCATGGAGCACTATGATACTGCATTGGCCTATCCTGTTCAGTCGCCAGGAGTGCTAGGCAACCAGCCAGATATTGTTATGGATAGCCTTTCTGTTCATGGATTGGGCCTAGTCCACCCTAAGAAGGTTTACAATTTCTATAACGAGCTGCACAGCTATTTGGCCTCCTGTGGGGTTGATGGTGTGAAGGTGGACGTGCAAAATATTATTGAGACTCTTGGTGGTGGCCATGGTGGGCGTGTTTCACTTACACGGCAGTACCACCAAGCCCTTGAAGCTTCTGTCCAGCGAAATTTCCCAGATAATGGCTGCATTTCCTGCATGTGTCACAACACTGATGGCCTTTACAG TGCAAAGAAAACTGCTATTGTAAGAGCATCAGATGATTTCTATCCAAGAGACCCTGCATCTCACACCATACATATATCATCAGTGGCATATAATACACTCTTTCTCTGCGAGTTTATGCAGCCAGACTGGGACATGTTCCAT AGCCAACATCCTGCAGCTGAATACCATGCTGCTGCCCGAGCAATTGGCGGTTGTGCAATCTATGTTAG TGACAAACCAGGGAACCACAACTTTGACCTCTTAAAGAAGCTTGTCTTACCTGATGGTTCTGTCTTGCGTGCACAGCTCCCTGGGAGGCCTACTCGGGACTGTCTGTTTGTGGACCCAGCAAGAGATGGCACCAG TCTGCTAAAGGTCTGGAACTTGAACAAATGCTCTGGCGTGGTGGGTGTTTTCAACTGCCAAGGTGCTGGCTGGTGCAGAGTGGAAAAAAAGACGCGCATCCATGATGTGGCACCCTCCACGCTCACAGGCAGTGTTCGTGCCACAGATGTTGATCTCATCAACCAAATTGCAGGTCCTGAATGGAATGGTGAAGCTGTAGCCTATGCACACAGATCAG GTGAACTTTTTCGGCTTCCAAAAGGTGTTGCAATACCCGTGACCCTTAATGTTCTTGAATATGAGATCTTCCATATCTCTTCTCTTAag GTAATGGCACCCCACGTTGCTTTTGCGGCCATTGGTTTGCTTGACATGTTCAACTCTGGAGGGGCAGTGGAGCAACAGGAAATCAAGGTGGCTTCTGGAACACAGCAGGAACTCCTTGGCGGAGAAGCTGCACCCAGTTCTGCAGTGTCATCGGGCAATGCACGCTCACCCATATCATCTGTTGTGCTGACTGTCAGAGGCTGTGGGAGGTTTGGTGCCTACTCATCGCAGAAACCCCTGAAGTGCATCCTCGATTCTGTTGACACTGAATTCAGCTATAATCGGGACAGTGGGCTTCTTACTCTGATGATTCCTGTTCCAGTGAAGGAAATGCACAGATGGATCCTTGAGATCCATCTGTGA
- the LOC116244729 gene encoding probable galactinol--sucrose galactosyltransferase 2 isoform X2 yields the protein MTVTPKISIQNGNLVVHEKTILKGVPDNIVLTPGTGLGLLEGAFIGATATESKSFHVFPLGILEGLRFMCCFRFKLWWMTHRMGSCGKDVPLETQFMLVESKDGSPIEEMEVGGEEATIYTVFLPLLEGPFRAVLQGNEQNQIEICLESGDKDVETTQGLHMVYMHAGKNPFEVINQAVKAVEKHMQTFLHREKKKLPSFLDWFGWCTWDAFYTDVTAEGIEEGLKSLTQGGTPPRFLIIDDGWQQVGNEAKDGAHCIVQEGAQFANRLTGMKENTKFQKNGKDDKVPGLKHVVDEAKKDHNVKYVYVWHALAGYWGGVNPTAAGMEHYDTALAYPVQSPGVLGNQPDIVMDSLSVHGLGLVHPKKVYNFYNELHSYLASCGVDGVKVDVQNIIETLGGGHGGRVSLTRQYHQALEASVQRNFPDNGCISCMCHNTDGLYSAKKTAIVRASDDFYPRDPASHTIHISSVAYNTLFLCEFMQPDWDMFHSQHPAAEYHAAARAIGGCAIYVSDKPGNHNFDLLKKLVLPDGSVLRAQLPGRPTRDCLFVDPARDGTRSGT from the exons ATGACGGTCACCCCAAAGATCAGCATCCAGAACGGGAATCTGGTGGTTCACGAGAAGACTATACTGAAGGGAGTCCCGGACAACATCGTGTTGACACCTGGTACGGGGCTCGGCCTCCTGGAGGGCGCCTTTATCGGAGCCACAGCCACCGAGAGCAAGAGCTTCCACGTCTTCCCGCTCGGCATACTGGA GGGGCTACGATTCATGTGCTGCTTTCGGTTCAAACTATGGTGGATGACTCATAGGATGGGCTCCTGTGGCAAGGATGTCCCTCTAGAGACCCAATTCATGCTGGTGGAAAGCAAGGACGGATCGCCGATTGAGGAGATGGAGGTTGGTGGTGAGGAGGCTACAATATACACTGTCTTCCTCCCTCTTCTGGAAGGACCCTTCAGGGCTGTGCTCCAGGGCAACGAGCAAAACCAGATTGAGATATGCCTTGAGAGTG GGGACAAAGATGTGGAGACTACACAAGGGCTTCACATGGTTTACATGCATGCAGGGAAGAACCCGTTTGAAGTCATCAACCAGGCTGTGAA GGCTGTTGAAAAACATATGCAGACTTTTCTCCATCGTGAGAAAAAGAAG CTGCCATCTTTTCTTGACTGGTTTGGCTGGTGCACCTGGGATGCTTTCTATACTGATGTAACAGCTGAAGGCATTGAAGAAGGCCTCAAGAG TCTCACTCAAGGTGGTACTCCTCCACGTTTTTTGATCATTGATGATGGCTGGCAACAAGTTGGCAATGAAGCAAAGGATGGTGCTCATTGTATTGTTCAAGAAGGAGCCCA ATTTGCAAATAGGCTAACAGGAATGAAGGAGAACACAAAGTTCCAGAAGAATGGGAAAGATGACAAAGTTCCAGGCCTGAAGCATGTAGTGGATGAAGCCAAAAAGGATCACAACGTAAA GTATGTGTACGTTTGGCATGCTCTTGCTGGATACTGGGGAGGCGTGAATCCAACTGCTGCTGGCATGGAGCACTATGATACTGCATTGGCCTATCCTGTTCAGTCGCCAGGAGTGCTAGGCAACCAGCCAGATATTGTTATGGATAGCCTTTCTGTTCATGGATTGGGCCTAGTCCACCCTAAGAAGGTTTACAATTTCTATAACGAGCTGCACAGCTATTTGGCCTCCTGTGGGGTTGATGGTGTGAAGGTGGACGTGCAAAATATTATTGAGACTCTTGGTGGTGGCCATGGTGGGCGTGTTTCACTTACACGGCAGTACCACCAAGCCCTTGAAGCTTCTGTCCAGCGAAATTTCCCAGATAATGGCTGCATTTCCTGCATGTGTCACAACACTGATGGCCTTTACAG TGCAAAGAAAACTGCTATTGTAAGAGCATCAGATGATTTCTATCCAAGAGACCCTGCATCTCACACCATACATATATCATCAGTGGCATATAATACACTCTTTCTCTGCGAGTTTATGCAGCCAGACTGGGACATGTTCCAT AGCCAACATCCTGCAGCTGAATACCATGCTGCTGCCCGAGCAATTGGCGGTTGTGCAATCTATGTTAG TGACAAACCAGGGAACCACAACTTTGACCTCTTAAAGAAGCTTGTCTTACCTGATGGTTCTGTCTTGCGTGCACAGCTCCCTGGGAGGCCTACTCGGGACTGTCTGTTTGTGGACCCAGCAAGAGATGGCACCAG GTCTGGAACTTGA
- the LOC116252398 gene encoding F-box protein FBW2-like: MAEVRERKVGGGGEGEGAGFGWESMSPEVLALVFVRLPLKEMAGVVPCVCRSWREVIMGPHCWAEIDVEEWCRRVNDPCQITNLLNKLVARSAGSVRKLSAYRVDSDYTFASIASRSPCLQTLRLPLSAVRNAVVVKFADRFSKLTVLDISYCINVGPSGIEAIGRHCKSLLYFKRHMPPFPGPDRPDDREALAVASTMRQLKHLEMGYGRFGDAGLDAILLGCAALLYLDIRGCWNVEMKGDLEERCLVKTVFKDPDFEMYDTSSEEDDDEDDVAGSESD; the protein is encoded by the exons ATGGCGGAGGTGAGGGAGCGGAAGGTGGgcggaggaggagaaggagaaggggCGGGGTTCGGATGGGAGAGCATGAGTCCGGAGGTGCTGGCGCTGGTTTTCGTCAGGCTGCCGCTGAAGGAGATGGCAGGAGTGGTTCCTTGCGTGTGCAGGTCATGGCGCGAGGTGATTATGGGGCCTCACTGCTGGGCGGAGATCGACGTGGAGGAGTGGTGCCGCCGCGTCAACGACCCCTGCCAGATAACCAATCTCCTCAACAAGCTCGTCGCCAGGTCCGCCGGTAGCGTCCGCAAGCTCTCCGCCTACCGCGTCGACAGCGACTACACTTTCGCCTCCATCGCCTCGCG CTCCCCGTGTCTGCAGACCCTGCGGTTGCCCCTGAGCGCGGTGAGAAATGCGGTCGTCGTCAAGTTCGCTGACAGGTTTTCCAAGCTCACGGTGCTGGACATAAGCTACTGCATCAACGTCGGACCTTCGGGCATCGAGGCGATCGGCCGGCACTGTAAGTCGCTTCTCTATTTCAAGCGGCACATGCCGCCTTTTCCGGGTCCGGACCGGCCGGACGACCGCGAAGCCCTCGCCGTGGCGTCCACCATGCGACAGCTGAAGCATCTCGAGATGGGCTATGGCCGGTTCGGCGACGCGGGGCTGGACGCCATTCTCCTGGGCTGCGCCGCGCTGCTTTACCTTGACATCCGCGGCTGCTGGAACGTGGAAATGAAGGGTGACTTGGAGGAGCGCTGCCTGGTGAAGACGGTGTTTAAAGATCCGGATTTTGAGATGTATGACACTTCGTCGGAGGAGGACGACGACGAAGATGATGTCGCAGGGAGCGAGAGTGATTAA